In the genome of Fuerstiella sp., one region contains:
- a CDS encoding aspartate aminotransferase family protein, with amino-acid sequence MSKTSLPDADSDPSKAAALRALADEHLIRYGGEFVAPLIERAFGCSLYDSDGREILDFTSGQMCATLGHNHPDVVSAIERSCRQSIHLFSWMLSPPVIELCHALAEMLPPTLQKVLLLSTGGESNEAALRMAKLYTGGFEIVALTNSYHGMTSGAGSSTYSIGRSGYGPAMPGAMAIPAPNCYRCPIRHCVDQCDLACLDAGFELVDNQSVGALAAVIAEPIISAGGVIVPPPGYFPRLKELCEARGMLLILDEAQTGLGRVGARFAFEQDGAVPDILTLSKTLGGGLPLAATVTGAEIEESCYQKGFIHVTSHESDPMPAAVGLAVLEVILRDRLIEQAAQMGNYLKRGLDELMQRYECIGDIRGRGLLWGVEIVRDRSTREPDADFGAIVTRRCLELGLSMNIVTFPGLASVWRMAPPLNVGTAEIDRALTILDQALHETLHNTAAGCSPD; translated from the coding sequence ATGTCCAAAACGTCGCTGCCTGATGCTGACTCTGACCCGTCGAAGGCTGCTGCACTGCGTGCCCTGGCGGATGAGCACCTGATCCGATACGGCGGTGAGTTTGTTGCTCCGCTGATCGAACGTGCTTTCGGTTGCAGTCTGTATGATTCCGACGGCCGTGAAATTCTTGATTTCACGTCGGGGCAGATGTGTGCGACCCTCGGTCACAATCATCCGGATGTTGTCTCCGCCATCGAACGGAGCTGTCGGCAGTCGATTCATCTGTTCAGCTGGATGCTCTCACCGCCGGTGATTGAACTGTGTCACGCCCTGGCTGAAATGCTGCCACCGACATTGCAGAAAGTGCTGCTGCTGAGTACCGGCGGAGAATCGAATGAAGCCGCGCTGCGGATGGCCAAGTTGTATACAGGTGGTTTCGAAATCGTTGCGCTGACGAATTCGTATCACGGAATGACCAGTGGAGCCGGTTCCAGTACGTATTCGATCGGCCGCAGTGGCTATGGACCGGCGATGCCCGGTGCGATGGCGATTCCTGCTCCGAACTGCTACCGCTGTCCGATTCGGCACTGTGTTGACCAGTGTGATTTGGCCTGTCTGGATGCGGGGTTTGAACTGGTTGATAATCAGTCGGTGGGTGCCCTGGCGGCTGTGATTGCTGAACCGATCATCAGTGCCGGCGGGGTGATTGTGCCTCCTCCAGGCTACTTTCCACGACTGAAAGAACTGTGTGAAGCCCGGGGAATGCTGCTGATCCTTGATGAGGCTCAGACCGGACTGGGACGGGTGGGTGCTCGTTTCGCCTTTGAACAGGATGGAGCTGTTCCCGACATTCTGACACTTTCCAAAACACTTGGCGGCGGTCTTCCGCTGGCGGCGACGGTGACGGGAGCGGAAATTGAAGAATCGTGCTATCAGAAGGGATTCATTCACGTGACGTCTCATGAGTCGGATCCCATGCCGGCCGCTGTCGGACTTGCCGTTCTTGAAGTCATCCTTCGTGATCGACTGATTGAGCAGGCGGCGCAGATGGGTAACTATCTGAAGCGAGGACTTGATGAGTTAATGCAGCGGTACGAATGCATTGGAGACATTCGTGGGCGGGGACTGTTGTGGGGTGTGGAAATTGTCAGGGATCGGTCGACGCGTGAGCCGGATGCAGACTTTGGAGCTATCGTGACGCGGCGCTGTCTGGAACTCGGGCTGAGCATGAACATTGTGACGTTTCCGGGGCTGGCCAGTGTCTGGCGAATGGCTCCTCCCCTAAACGTGGGTACCGCAGAAATTGACAGGGCGCTGACAATCCTGGATCAGGCACTCCACGAGACTCTGCACAACACGGCGGCTGGTTGCAGTCCCGACTAG
- a CDS encoding Nramp family divalent metal transporter: MTSKYPELPPEVRDLSFRGMLLIFGPGAIIASVTIGSGETVFPSRSGAIFGYSLLWCFVLGTIIKGFQIYSGARFMTLSGRHPLESWSELPGPKNWFVWCMTVLSLFCMPLFLGGVLPRMLADFVVSDLVGVSADDQNFNLYACLWGTLFIVVAMALTFVQSYDFLEKAQTAVIGLLLLCIIMAVASSSPDLVAILKGMFIPTVPRFESWVTALPDFKDRDPWIEAIVAMGVLGGGTQDYFGYLGLLREKGWGLMSRIGSSRELTDWNVDSSDDNVTVGKKWLRAPLIDISMSFTAILFFTICFVVLGAVILNPQQRIPSGTNLLTEQAAFLVRDGQSSIVQSALGLLYKTGIFFAFFGTIHGAFELYTRTTQECLIVAAPKLRQVPLKKFRLVTVFTIGIVGLILLWCSLDPVKILTPAAVISATLTCGLWCFAIIWSDRSHLPQPLRMGRPLVICVFLSGIALTVFGINGISKWLQSL; encoded by the coding sequence GTGACGTCAAAATATCCTGAACTCCCACCCGAAGTTCGTGACCTGTCATTTCGGGGTATGCTCTTGATCTTTGGTCCTGGTGCCATCATTGCTTCGGTTACTATTGGCAGCGGCGAGACTGTATTTCCGTCACGGAGCGGTGCGATCTTTGGCTATTCGCTGCTGTGGTGCTTCGTGTTGGGTACGATTATCAAAGGATTCCAGATCTACAGCGGGGCCCGCTTCATGACGCTGTCGGGACGGCATCCGCTGGAAAGCTGGAGCGAACTGCCGGGGCCCAAAAACTGGTTCGTGTGGTGCATGACTGTGCTTTCTCTGTTTTGTATGCCGCTGTTCCTGGGAGGCGTTCTTCCGAGAATGCTGGCTGACTTTGTTGTTTCGGATCTGGTGGGCGTTTCTGCCGACGATCAGAACTTCAATCTGTATGCGTGTCTATGGGGGACGTTGTTCATTGTGGTTGCCATGGCATTGACGTTTGTTCAAAGCTATGACTTCCTGGAAAAAGCTCAGACCGCCGTTATCGGTCTCTTGCTGCTTTGCATCATCATGGCGGTTGCTTCATCCTCGCCGGATTTGGTCGCCATTTTGAAGGGGATGTTTATTCCCACCGTTCCCCGATTTGAATCGTGGGTCACCGCGCTTCCCGATTTCAAAGATCGTGACCCGTGGATCGAAGCGATTGTGGCGATGGGTGTACTGGGAGGCGGGACACAGGACTACTTCGGATACCTTGGACTGCTGCGTGAAAAGGGTTGGGGACTGATGTCCCGAATCGGCAGTTCCCGTGAGTTAACAGACTGGAACGTTGATTCGTCTGACGACAATGTGACTGTCGGAAAAAAATGGCTTCGCGCTCCACTCATTGATATTTCGATGTCGTTCACTGCGATTCTGTTTTTCACAATTTGTTTTGTGGTTCTTGGAGCCGTGATCCTCAACCCGCAACAGAGAATTCCCAGCGGTACCAATCTTCTGACGGAGCAGGCAGCCTTCCTGGTGCGGGACGGCCAAAGCTCGATCGTTCAGTCCGCACTGGGCCTTCTTTACAAGACGGGTATCTTTTTTGCGTTCTTCGGCACGATTCACGGTGCGTTCGAACTTTACACACGCACGACCCAGGAATGTCTGATCGTGGCCGCTCCCAAATTGCGGCAGGTGCCCCTGAAAAAATTTCGTCTTGTGACGGTGTTCACCATCGGCATTGTGGGACTGATTCTGCTTTGGTGTTCACTGGATCCGGTGAAAATTCTTACGCCTGCTGCTGTTATTTCTGCAACTCTCACGTGCGGCCTGTGGTGTTTTGCCATCATCTGGTCTGACCGGTCTCACCTGCCGCAGCCGCTGCGAATGGGGCGTCCGCTGGTGATCTGTGTGTTCCTGTCCGGAATTGCGTTGACCGTGTTTGGAATCAACGGAATCTCCAAATGGTTGCAGAGCCTGTAA